From a region of the Mycobacteroides saopaulense genome:
- the trpC gene encoding indole-3-glycerol phosphate synthase TrpC — MSSGTVLDSILDGVRADVAAREAVLDLATVKAAAKAAPKPLDVMAALREPGIAVIAEVKRASPSRGALADISDPAELAKAYEDGGARIISVLTEGRRFHGSLDDLDSVRAAVSVPVLRKDFVVSPYQIHEARAHGADLILLIVAALEQTALVSLLDRTESLGMTALVEVHTEEEADRALSAGASVIGVNARDLKTLEIDRDCFSRIAPGLPSGIIRIAESGIRGTADLLAYAGAGADAVLVGEGLVTSGDPRGAVADLVTAGTHPSCPKPAR; from the coding sequence ATGAGTTCGGGAACCGTACTCGATTCGATCCTCGATGGCGTGCGCGCCGATGTCGCCGCTCGCGAAGCCGTTCTGGATCTGGCCACCGTGAAGGCGGCAGCCAAGGCGGCGCCCAAGCCGCTCGATGTCATGGCCGCGCTGCGGGAGCCGGGCATCGCCGTGATCGCCGAGGTCAAGCGCGCCAGTCCGTCGCGCGGCGCGCTCGCGGATATCAGTGATCCCGCCGAGCTGGCCAAGGCCTACGAAGACGGGGGAGCGCGCATCATCAGCGTGCTCACCGAGGGGCGGCGCTTCCACGGAAGTCTCGACGATCTCGACTCGGTACGCGCCGCAGTGTCAGTTCCTGTGTTGCGCAAGGATTTTGTCGTCAGCCCGTATCAAATCCACGAGGCCCGCGCGCATGGCGCCGACCTGATCCTGCTGATCGTCGCGGCCCTGGAGCAGACGGCGCTGGTCTCACTGCTCGACCGCACCGAATCGCTCGGCATGACCGCCTTGGTGGAGGTGCACACCGAGGAAGAAGCCGACCGTGCCCTGTCCGCGGGCGCATCGGTCATCGGCGTCAACGCCCGCGACCTGAAAACTCTTGAGATCGACCGGGATTGCTTCTCGCGTATCGCTCCCGGATTGCCCAGCGGCATCATCCGCATCGCTGAATCGGGAATCCGTGGGACCGCTGATCTGCTGGCCTATGCCGGCGCCGGAGCCGACGCCGTGCTGGTCGGCGAGGGGCTGGTCACCAGCGGCGATCCGCGTGGCGCCGTCGCAGATTTGGTGACTGCGGGCACGCATCCGTCCTGCCCCAAACCG
- a CDS encoding TIGR02234 family membrane protein yields MSDSARKNPGRKQLLTGAGLLVIAAGGLWAASKLTWVRLRSFDGLGEPKTLSVSGADWSAALVPLAVALVAAAIATLAIRGWALRVLAVLVAAIGAGAAYLGVGLWAVRDVGPHAAEVTHIQVSTLIGADRLSGGAATTLIAAAVAVVAAITLLRAASGASDTKYQTPAARRSEGAGAADKTQSERVMWDSLDDGQDPTVGPT; encoded by the coding sequence ATGTCTGATTCGGCCCGCAAGAATCCGGGCCGAAAGCAGCTTCTGACGGGCGCGGGGCTGCTGGTGATCGCCGCAGGCGGGCTATGGGCGGCCTCGAAGCTCACCTGGGTGCGATTGCGTTCCTTCGACGGTTTGGGCGAGCCCAAGACACTGTCGGTATCCGGTGCCGACTGGTCCGCGGCCCTGGTTCCGCTGGCCGTCGCCTTGGTCGCCGCGGCCATCGCGACGCTCGCGATCCGCGGTTGGGCCTTGCGCGTCCTGGCGGTCCTGGTGGCGGCGATCGGTGCCGGCGCGGCCTATCTCGGGGTCGGCCTCTGGGCCGTTCGCGATGTCGGGCCCCACGCCGCAGAGGTCACACACATCCAGGTATCGACCCTGATAGGCGCCGATCGACTCTCCGGTGGTGCCGCCACCACGCTGATCGCCGCCGCGGTGGCGGTGGTGGCCGCCATCACGCTGCTGCGGGCCGCCAGCGGCGCCTCTGACACCAAGTACCAGACCCCGGCGGCACGACGGTCTGAGGGCGCCGGTGCCGCCGACAAGACGCAGAGCGAGCGAGTCATGTGGGACAGCCTCGACGACGGCCAGGACCCAACGGTCGGTCCGACCTGA
- a CDS encoding anthranilate synthase component I codes for MHSTVSGAATTTREEFNALAAVHRVVPVTRKVLADSETPLSAYRKLGANRPGTFLLESAENGRSWSRWSFIGAGSPSALTVRGGQAAWLGATPEGAPAGGDPLEALRATMDLLAGESLSDLPPLSGGMVGFLAYDIVRRLERLPEYATDDLGLPDLLLLLATDMAAVDHHEGTITLIANAVNWDDTPERVAEAYDGAVARLDVMTAALSQPLPSTVAHFDRPAPTYRSQRSVEEYSAIVAKLVGDIEAGEAFQVVPSMRFEMETKVDPLEVYRILRVTNPSPYMYLFHAPDSDGGTAFSIVGSSPEALVTVKDGVATTHPIAGTRWRGATDEEDTLLAKDLLADEKELSEHLMLVDLGRNDLGRVCTPGTVKVSDYSHIERYSHVMHLVSTVTGSLADGKTALDAITACFPAGTLSGAPKVRAMELIEEVELTRRGLYGGVLGYLDFAGNADFAIAIRTALFKDGRAYVQAGGGVVADSKGEYEYNEARNKATAVLNAIAAAETLTGAADV; via the coding sequence ATGCATAGCACTGTCAGCGGCGCAGCCACGACCACCAGGGAAGAGTTCAACGCCCTGGCGGCGGTGCATCGGGTGGTGCCGGTGACTCGAAAAGTACTGGCAGACAGCGAGACTCCACTTTCGGCTTACCGAAAGCTCGGCGCCAACCGTCCGGGCACCTTCCTGCTCGAATCAGCAGAGAATGGGAGGTCATGGTCTCGGTGGTCGTTCATCGGTGCCGGATCGCCCTCGGCGCTGACGGTGCGTGGCGGTCAGGCTGCTTGGCTGGGGGCGACTCCGGAAGGGGCTCCCGCCGGCGGTGACCCACTGGAGGCGCTGCGCGCCACCATGGACTTGCTGGCGGGCGAGTCGCTCTCCGACCTGCCACCGCTGTCGGGCGGCATGGTCGGCTTCCTGGCCTACGACATCGTCCGGCGGCTGGAGCGGCTGCCGGAATACGCGACCGACGACCTTGGACTTCCGGATCTGCTTCTGCTGCTCGCCACCGACATGGCGGCCGTGGACCACCACGAGGGCACCATCACGCTGATCGCCAATGCGGTCAACTGGGATGACACCCCGGAGCGCGTGGCCGAGGCCTACGACGGTGCCGTCGCACGGCTCGACGTGATGACCGCGGCACTGAGTCAGCCGCTGCCGTCCACCGTCGCGCATTTCGACCGGCCGGCGCCGACATATCGCAGTCAGCGCTCTGTCGAGGAGTACAGCGCGATCGTCGCCAAACTGGTCGGCGACATCGAGGCGGGCGAGGCGTTCCAGGTGGTGCCGAGCATGCGCTTCGAAATGGAAACCAAGGTCGATCCCCTCGAGGTGTACCGGATTCTGCGGGTCACCAACCCCAGCCCGTACATGTATCTGTTTCACGCACCGGATTCCGATGGCGGTACGGCATTTTCGATCGTCGGATCAAGTCCGGAGGCCCTGGTCACGGTGAAGGACGGGGTGGCGACCACCCATCCCATCGCAGGAACGCGCTGGCGTGGCGCAACCGACGAGGAAGACACGCTGCTGGCCAAGGATCTGCTCGCCGACGAAAAGGAGCTCTCCGAGCACCTCATGCTGGTCGACCTGGGACGCAACGATCTCGGCCGGGTGTGCACCCCCGGCACCGTCAAAGTCAGCGATTACAGCCATATCGAGCGCTACAGCCACGTCATGCACCTGGTGTCCACGGTCACCGGCTCGCTGGCCGACGGTAAGACGGCGTTGGACGCCATCACCGCGTGCTTCCCGGCCGGGACGCTGTCGGGGGCACCGAAGGTTCGTGCCATGGAACTGATCGAAGAAGTCGAGCTCACGCGCCGCGGACTGTATGGGGGAGTCCTGGGATACCTGGACTTCGCCGGCAATGCCGATTTCGCGATCGCGATCCGGACCGCGCTGTTCAAGGACGGTCGTGCCTATGTGCAGGCCGGCGGAGGTGTGGTCGCCGACTCCAAGGGTGAGTACGAATACAACGAGGCCCGGAACAAGGCCACCGCGGTACTCAACGCCATCGCCGCGGCCGAAACCCTCACGGGCGCCGCGGATGTCTGA
- a CDS encoding MarR family winged helix-turn-helix transcriptional regulator, which translates to MAVHENSITARDWTQHRPDLDTSSMELIGLLKRASGLLARVVEPLNASIPIAEPEHDILVVLRYRKGPVIARHIAEELGVSQAWVSRTLRRLEERGYVQRQANANDRRAAIISMTDSGRKVVDGSFPEKLGIESEALAGLGDERDSVIASLERLVATLKAYEG; encoded by the coding sequence ATGGCTGTCCACGAGAACTCCATTACGGCCCGCGACTGGACGCAGCACAGGCCGGACCTCGATACATCATCGATGGAACTGATCGGTTTGTTGAAGCGGGCGTCGGGGCTCCTGGCCCGGGTTGTCGAGCCGCTCAATGCCTCCATACCCATCGCCGAGCCCGAACACGACATTCTCGTCGTTCTTCGCTATCGCAAGGGCCCGGTCATAGCCCGCCACATCGCCGAGGAGCTCGGTGTGTCGCAGGCGTGGGTGAGTAGGACGTTGCGCCGCCTGGAGGAACGCGGATACGTGCAGCGACAGGCGAATGCGAATGACCGCCGGGCGGCCATCATCAGCATGACCGACAGCGGGCGTAAGGTCGTTGACGGTTCCTTCCCCGAAAAGCTGGGCATCGAAAGCGAGGCCCTAGCTGGACTGGGGGACGAAAGGGACTCGGTCATCGCCAGCCTGGAACGACTCGTCGCGACCCTGAAGGCGTACGAGGGCTAG
- a CDS encoding MmpS family transport accessory protein, producing MSVSRSRRVLNKIWLPTLALVVLTTAGLAIKFAHGVFGSQDRTHSPGGNFAVVQFNPKNIVYEVFGEYGGWARVSYWDTNNRPVDVQPTSLPWTHTETTVLTTATGDITAQVAGGNVGCRITVDGLVRSEHTATGEHAGVWCQVLSA from the coding sequence ATGAGCGTTTCCAGAAGCCGTCGTGTGCTCAACAAGATCTGGTTGCCCACGTTGGCTCTCGTCGTACTCACCACCGCGGGGTTGGCCATCAAGTTCGCGCACGGCGTGTTCGGCTCGCAAGACCGAACGCACAGTCCCGGAGGCAATTTCGCGGTCGTGCAATTCAATCCCAAGAACATCGTCTACGAGGTGTTCGGTGAGTACGGCGGGTGGGCGCGGGTCAGCTACTGGGATACCAACAACAGGCCTGTCGACGTCCAGCCCACATCCCTGCCCTGGACGCATACGGAGACAACTGTTCTGACCACCGCGACCGGAGACATCACCGCGCAGGTGGCCGGCGGAAATGTCGGTTGCCGTATCACCGTCGACGGATTGGTGCGCTCAGAACACACCGCAACGGGTGAGCACGCGGGCGTCTGGTGCCAGGTGCTGTCCGCATGA
- a CDS encoding MMPL/RND family transporter — protein sequence MSTHSAEKPLFARFIRKYSILVVLAWVAFTVLVNTVVPQLEPVTDANQGPLVPLDAPSSKALIHIGESFKESDSNSLAMVILEGDHKLNDADHKFYDVLASKLENDKKHVQYVMNLWGQGTTAAGVQSSDGQAAYTLVRVAGDQGSTVSDESIRAVRELVSEVQPPNGVKVYVSGSAPLSTDMLQVGNQSMIRLMYVTIIIITVMLLIVYRSVATAFLTLLIVMVELSCGRGVVAFLAYHKLIGISVFASNILVSLILGAGTDYAIFLIGRYQEARHAGEDRETAYYSAVKGVSHVILGSGLAIAGATFCLQFTRLNYFNTMGLPCAAATLVAVAASLTFGPAVLALGSRFGVFEPKVKASHGIWRKVGTVTVRWPGRILVVSSVVVMIGSITLPSYKPNYNDRIYIADDVPANQGYAAADRHFPVSKLNSDMLMIESDHDMRNSTDMIALDKVAREVFHTPGVAMIQSVTRPLGTPLEHSSFTYTMGTMGTKINELIPFLTDLTDRFTQMADITDRMAALMRQQQELTGQQAGASHISLKGAQELKDVTVTMRDTLANFDDQFRPLRNYFYWEPHCADIPMCWAMRSLFDMTDQVDSMTDAVDDSLKAAVIQDAVTPQLVDVIGKSAAELDNMRKVVLTEQSTMRPMLTQMNELGRQMMDLGYAFDSSKNDEFFYLPPEAFDNPYFQIDLKYFVSPDGKSARYMIYHDGEALSPEGIDHAQAYLPAAKEALKGTTLAGSRVYLGGAAATYWDIQDATKTDLLIAAIAAFALIFLVMLLITRSVVAALVIVGTVAFSYSGAFGLSVLVWQHFLGIPLSWLNLPITFIILVAVGSDYNLLLISRYLEESKAGLNTGLIRAVANSGKVVTTAGIVFATTMMAMLSSDLLSVGQLGSIIGLGLLLDTLIVRSFITPAIARLLGPLFWWPRLIRSRPAPAQYR from the coding sequence ATGAGCACGCACTCCGCAGAGAAGCCGCTGTTCGCCAGGTTCATTCGGAAGTACTCGATACTTGTCGTGCTCGCGTGGGTCGCGTTCACCGTCCTGGTGAACACCGTGGTGCCGCAGCTCGAACCGGTCACCGACGCCAATCAGGGCCCACTGGTGCCGCTCGATGCACCGTCATCGAAAGCGTTGATCCACATTGGTGAGTCATTCAAGGAGTCCGACAGCAACAGCTTGGCAATGGTCATCCTGGAGGGTGACCACAAGCTGAACGACGCCGACCACAAGTTCTACGACGTATTGGCCAGCAAGCTCGAAAACGACAAGAAGCATGTCCAGTACGTGATGAACCTGTGGGGTCAGGGCACCACCGCTGCCGGCGTGCAGAGCTCGGACGGTCAGGCCGCATACACGCTGGTACGAGTCGCCGGGGATCAGGGCTCGACCGTATCCGATGAATCGATCCGCGCTGTGCGCGAACTGGTCTCCGAGGTACAGCCTCCCAACGGGGTGAAGGTCTACGTTTCCGGCTCTGCCCCACTGTCCACGGACATGCTCCAGGTGGGTAACCAAAGCATGATCCGCCTGATGTACGTGACCATCATCATCATCACGGTGATGTTGCTCATCGTCTATCGTTCCGTCGCAACGGCTTTCCTCACGCTGCTGATCGTGATGGTGGAACTGTCTTGTGGGCGAGGCGTTGTCGCGTTCCTGGCCTACCACAAACTCATCGGCATCTCGGTGTTCGCATCGAACATCCTGGTGTCGCTGATTCTCGGCGCAGGCACCGACTATGCGATCTTCTTGATCGGCCGGTACCAGGAGGCGCGCCACGCCGGTGAAGACAGGGAAACCGCGTATTACTCAGCGGTCAAGGGTGTCTCGCATGTCATCCTCGGTTCGGGCCTGGCTATCGCGGGCGCGACATTCTGCCTGCAGTTCACGCGCCTCAACTACTTCAACACCATGGGCCTGCCCTGCGCGGCAGCCACGCTCGTCGCTGTCGCCGCCTCCCTGACCTTCGGGCCCGCCGTGTTGGCGCTCGGTAGCCGCTTCGGGGTTTTCGAACCGAAAGTCAAGGCAAGCCACGGCATATGGCGCAAGGTCGGCACCGTCACCGTGCGGTGGCCGGGGCGCATACTCGTGGTGAGCAGCGTGGTGGTGATGATCGGTTCCATCACGCTTCCGTCATACAAGCCCAACTACAACGACCGGATCTACATCGCCGACGACGTACCGGCGAATCAGGGATACGCGGCCGCGGACAGGCATTTCCCGGTGAGCAAGCTCAACAGCGACATGCTCATGATCGAATCCGACCACGACATGCGCAATTCCACGGACATGATCGCGTTGGACAAAGTAGCGCGCGAGGTGTTCCACACGCCAGGAGTCGCGATGATCCAAAGTGTCACCAGGCCTTTGGGCACACCGTTGGAGCACTCATCCTTCACGTACACGATGGGGACCATGGGAACCAAGATCAACGAGTTGATCCCATTCCTCACCGATCTCACCGATCGCTTCACTCAGATGGCCGATATCACCGATCGCATGGCTGCCCTGATGCGACAACAGCAGGAGCTCACCGGACAGCAGGCGGGCGCCTCGCATATCTCCCTCAAGGGAGCGCAGGAGTTGAAGGACGTCACCGTCACCATGCGGGACACCCTGGCCAATTTCGACGACCAATTCCGGCCGCTGCGCAATTACTTCTACTGGGAGCCGCACTGTGCGGACATCCCGATGTGCTGGGCGATGAGATCGCTGTTCGACATGACCGACCAGGTCGACTCGATGACCGACGCGGTCGACGACAGCCTCAAGGCCGCCGTGATCCAGGACGCCGTCACACCGCAGCTGGTCGACGTCATCGGCAAGAGCGCCGCCGAACTGGACAACATGAGAAAGGTGGTACTCACCGAACAGAGCACCATGCGGCCGATGCTGACGCAGATGAACGAACTGGGCCGCCAGATGATGGACCTCGGGTATGCCTTCGACAGTTCGAAGAACGATGAGTTCTTCTATCTGCCGCCCGAGGCCTTCGACAACCCGTACTTCCAGATCGACCTGAAATACTTCGTTTCACCGGACGGTAAGTCCGCGCGTTACATGATTTACCACGACGGCGAGGCGCTGAGCCCGGAAGGCATCGATCACGCCCAGGCCTACCTGCCTGCTGCCAAGGAAGCGTTGAAGGGAACGACGCTGGCCGGATCACGGGTCTATCTGGGCGGCGCCGCGGCGACCTATTGGGACATCCAAGACGCCACCAAGACCGATCTACTGATCGCGGCGATCGCTGCATTCGCCTTGATCTTCCTGGTGATGCTGTTGATCACCAGGAGCGTGGTGGCAGCGCTCGTCATCGTCGGCACGGTAGCGTTCTCGTACTCCGGCGCTTTCGGCCTTTCGGTGCTGGTCTGGCAGCACTTCCTCGGCATACCGTTGAGCTGGCTGAACCTGCCCATCACCTTCATCATCCTGGTGGCGGTGGGGTCGGACTACAACCTTCTGCTGATCTCGCGCTATCTCGAGGAAAGCAAGGCCGGGTTGAACACGGGCCTGATCCGGGCGGTGGCCAACTCGGGCAAGGTGGTGACCACCGCGGGCATTGTGTTCGCAACCACGATGATGGCCATGCTCTCCAGCGACCTGCTGTCGGTGGGCCAGCTGGGGTCCATCATCGGGCTCGGCCTGCTGTTGGACACGCTCATCGTGCGCTCGTTCATCACGCCCGCGATCGCCCGGCTCCTGGGCCCGCTGTTCTGGTGGCCACGGCTGATCCGCTCGCGCCCCGCACCCGCGCAGTACAGGTGA
- a CDS encoding HIT family protein, which translates to MADECLFCGIISGELPGVRVAEDADTYAFMDINPGSDGHLLVVPKRHSRDLLEIPAVDLSAVAVTAQRIAKAVVSELGADGVNLLNCCGAQAWQTEFHFHLHVIPRYANRAKDGLRLPWTPGVRGDMRAIADLGHRLATALA; encoded by the coding sequence GTGGCCGACGAATGCTTGTTCTGCGGAATCATCTCCGGCGAGTTACCCGGCGTGCGGGTGGCCGAGGACGCCGACACGTACGCATTCATGGATATCAACCCGGGCTCGGATGGACATCTACTGGTGGTTCCCAAACGGCACAGCAGGGATCTGCTGGAGATACCCGCCGTTGACCTCAGCGCGGTGGCCGTCACCGCGCAGCGGATAGCCAAAGCAGTGGTTTCCGAGCTCGGCGCCGACGGGGTGAACCTCCTGAATTGCTGTGGCGCCCAGGCCTGGCAGACGGAGTTCCATTTCCATCTGCACGTGATTCCCCGGTATGCCAACAGGGCCAAGGATGGACTGCGGCTGCCGTGGACGCCCGGTGTGCGCGGCGACATGCGCGCCATCGCTGACCTGGGACACCGGCTGGCCACCGCGCTGGCGTAG
- a CDS encoding peroxiredoxin, with the protein MKPGDRVADFELPDQTGTTRSLSALLADGPVVLFFYPAANTPGCTAEACHFRDLASEFKEVGASRVGISVDSVEKQADFADKRKFDYPLLSDTGGKVSTAFGVKRGLLGKLAPVKRTTFIIGTDKTVLEVFASELNMNAHADKALEFLRARK; encoded by the coding sequence ATGAAACCTGGTGATCGCGTCGCCGACTTCGAGCTTCCGGATCAGACCGGAACCACCCGCAGCCTGTCGGCTCTGCTGGCCGACGGCCCTGTCGTGCTCTTCTTCTACCCCGCCGCCAATACCCCCGGCTGCACCGCCGAGGCCTGCCATTTCCGGGATCTGGCAAGCGAATTCAAGGAAGTGGGCGCCTCGCGGGTGGGCATCAGCGTCGACTCGGTGGAGAAGCAGGCCGACTTCGCCGATAAGCGCAAGTTCGACTACCCGCTGCTCTCGGACACCGGCGGCAAGGTTTCCACGGCCTTCGGCGTCAAGCGCGGCCTGTTGGGAAAGCTCGCCCCGGTCAAGCGGACCACGTTCATCATCGGCACCGACAAAACGGTGCTCGAGGTCTTCGCCAGCGAACTGAACATGAACGCCCACGCGGACAAGGCCCTAGAGTTCCTCCGCGCCCGCAAGTAG
- the hisI gene encoding phosphoribosyl-AMP cyclohydrolase, translating into MTELDPGIAARLKRDAAGLVTAVVQEHGTGTVLMVAWMNDEALALTLSTRQGTYFSRSRQRLWVKGETSGHTQYVHSVRLDCDGDTLVLEVDQTGPACHTGAHSCFDADELLAGAEEL; encoded by the coding sequence ATGACCGAGCTGGATCCCGGGATTGCCGCGCGCCTGAAACGCGATGCGGCAGGTCTGGTGACCGCGGTGGTTCAGGAACACGGCACCGGCACCGTGCTGATGGTGGCGTGGATGAACGACGAGGCCTTGGCCCTGACGTTGTCCACCCGGCAGGGCACCTACTTCTCGCGTTCTCGCCAGCGGCTATGGGTCAAGGGCGAGACCTCGGGGCACACCCAGTATGTGCACTCGGTGCGGCTGGACTGCGACGGGGACACGCTGGTTCTGGAAGTCGATCAAACCGGACCGGCGTGCCACACCGGTGCGCACAGCTGCTTCGATGCCGACGAGCTACTTGCGGGCGCGGAGGAACTCTAG
- the hisF gene encoding imidazole glycerol phosphate synthase subunit HisF yields the protein MSVATRVIACLDVDDGRVVKGVNFENLRDAGDPVELAAAYDAEGVDELTFLDVTASSSGRATMLDVVRRTAEQVFIPLTVGGGVRSVDDVNVLLRAGADKVGVNTAAIARPELLAELAQRFGSQCIVLSVDARRVREGDAPTPSGWEVTTHGGRRGTGIDAIEWTCRGAELGVGEILLNSMDADGTKAGFDLQMIAAARAAVDVPVIASGGAGAVGHFAPAVKAGADAVLAASVFHFRELTIGEVKAAMAAEGITVR from the coding sequence ATGAGTGTTGCTACCCGTGTCATCGCCTGCCTGGACGTCGACGACGGTCGAGTGGTCAAGGGCGTCAACTTCGAAAACCTGCGGGATGCGGGGGATCCGGTCGAGCTGGCCGCGGCGTACGACGCCGAGGGCGTGGACGAGCTCACCTTCCTGGACGTCACGGCGTCCTCGTCAGGACGGGCCACCATGCTGGATGTGGTCCGGCGCACCGCCGAGCAGGTGTTCATTCCCCTGACGGTCGGTGGCGGTGTGCGGTCGGTCGACGATGTCAACGTGCTGCTGCGTGCCGGTGCGGACAAGGTTGGGGTGAATACCGCGGCCATCGCGCGTCCGGAACTGCTGGCGGAGTTGGCGCAGCGATTCGGATCGCAGTGCATCGTGCTGAGCGTCGACGCACGCCGAGTCCGCGAGGGCGATGCGCCCACACCGTCGGGGTGGGAGGTGACCACGCATGGCGGACGCCGGGGCACCGGCATCGATGCGATCGAATGGACATGTCGCGGAGCAGAGTTGGGTGTAGGGGAGATCTTGCTCAATTCCATGGATGCCGATGGAACCAAGGCGGGATTCGATCTGCAGATGATTGCCGCGGCGCGTGCCGCGGTCGACGTTCCGGTGATCGCCAGCGGCGGCGCAGGTGCAGTGGGACATTTCGCGCCCGCGGTGAAGGCCGGCGCCGACGCGGTGCTGGCGGCCAGCGTTTTCCATTTCCGGGAACTGACCATCGGCGAGGTGAAGGCGGCGATGGCCGCAGAGGGGATCACGGTGCGATGA
- a CDS encoding inositol monophosphatase family protein: MPTTAELEALVREASVILDAAAQRFVAGHGADGVVFKGGKDFATEEDLAIERMVVEALTERTGIGVHGEEFGGPPVDSGLVWVVDPIDGTVNYAAGSPMAAILLGLMSDGVPVAGLTWLPFMGEKYTAVAGGPLMRNGVAMPPLPPADLADVAVGLGTFNVDWKGRVPGRYRLTVLEKLSRVTSRLRMHGSTGIDLAFTAGGILGAAVSFGAHVWDHAAGIALVQAAGGHATDLAGKPWTPESPSVLVASPGVHEQILAVLAEVGDPEDYR; the protein is encoded by the coding sequence ATGCCCACGACCGCTGAACTGGAAGCGCTGGTACGCGAGGCGTCCGTGATTCTGGATGCGGCGGCTCAGCGCTTTGTGGCCGGGCATGGGGCCGATGGTGTGGTGTTCAAGGGCGGCAAGGACTTCGCCACCGAGGAAGATCTGGCCATCGAGCGGATGGTGGTCGAAGCACTGACCGAGCGCACCGGAATCGGTGTACACGGAGAAGAATTCGGTGGCCCTCCAGTGGATTCCGGGCTGGTCTGGGTGGTCGACCCCATCGATGGCACCGTCAACTACGCGGCCGGCTCGCCGATGGCCGCGATCCTGTTGGGTCTGATGTCCGACGGCGTTCCGGTGGCGGGTTTGACCTGGTTGCCGTTCATGGGGGAGAAGTACACCGCGGTCGCTGGAGGCCCGCTGATGCGCAATGGCGTTGCGATGCCTCCGCTGCCGCCTGCCGATCTCGCGGACGTGGCAGTGGGCCTGGGCACCTTCAACGTCGATTGGAAGGGTCGGGTACCCGGCCGCTACCGGCTGACGGTGCTGGAGAAACTGAGCCGCGTCACGTCTCGGCTGCGGATGCACGGCAGCACCGGAATCGATTTGGCGTTCACTGCGGGCGGGATCTTGGGCGCAGCGGTGAGTTTCGGTGCGCACGTGTGGGATCACGCCGCCGGAATCGCCTTGGTGCAGGCCGCCGGCGGTCACGCGACCGACCTCGCCGGTAAGCCGTGGACACCGGAGTCGCCGTCGGTGTTGGTGGCCTCGCCCGGCGTGCACGAACAGATCCTGGCAGTGCTGGCCGAGGTCGGAGATCCGGAGGACTACCGATGA
- the priA gene encoding bifunctional 1-(5-phosphoribosyl)-5-((5-phosphoribosylamino)methylideneamino)imidazole-4-carboxamide isomerase/phosphoribosylanthranilate isomerase PriA codes for MSLVLLPAVDVADGQAVRLVQGKAGSETTYGSPRDAAMAWQNDGAEWVHLVDLDAAFGRGSNRELLAQVVGELDVKVELSGGIRDDESLTAALATGCARVNLGTAALEDPQWCASAIARHGERVAVGLDVQIVDGEHRLRGRGWVSDGGDLWEVLERLRAQGCSRYVVTDVTKDGTLTGPNLELLAQVAGVANAPVIASGGVSSLDDLRAIAELTGAGIEGAIVGKALYAGRFTLPDAIAAVS; via the coding sequence TTGAGTCTCGTTCTATTGCCGGCGGTCGACGTCGCCGACGGTCAAGCCGTGCGCCTCGTGCAGGGTAAAGCGGGTAGTGAAACCACGTACGGCTCGCCGCGCGATGCGGCGATGGCGTGGCAGAACGACGGTGCCGAGTGGGTTCACCTGGTGGACCTCGATGCGGCATTCGGTCGTGGTTCCAACCGCGAGCTGCTCGCACAGGTGGTGGGTGAGCTCGACGTCAAGGTGGAGCTGTCGGGCGGTATTCGCGACGACGAGTCGTTGACCGCGGCATTGGCCACCGGCTGTGCGCGGGTCAATCTCGGCACCGCAGCACTGGAGGACCCGCAGTGGTGTGCCTCGGCGATCGCCCGGCACGGCGAACGCGTGGCCGTGGGGCTGGATGTCCAAATCGTCGACGGTGAACACCGCCTGCGTGGCCGGGGCTGGGTCAGCGATGGCGGCGACCTCTGGGAGGTTCTTGAACGTCTACGCGCACAAGGTTGTTCACGCTACGTGGTGACCGACGTGACCAAGGACGGCACCCTCACCGGGCCGAACCTCGAGCTGCTGGCACAGGTCGCGGGTGTCGCGAACGCTCCCGTCATCGCTTCCGGCGGGGTATCGAGCCTGGACGACCTGCGTGCCATCGCGGAATTGACCGGCGCAGGCATCGAGGGCGCAATTGTCGGTAAGGCTCTGTACGCGGGGCGTTTCACCCTGCCCGATGCGATAGCCGCCGTTTCCTGA